A single window of Flavobacterium sp. 140616W15 DNA harbors:
- a CDS encoding DUF6713 family protein, translated as MIDHIFFYLGLSFITIHEMDAIRCREWRIFPGLSLLSDKLGYIVFILVHIPLFFFIYWELTHSQDIAVFIKSFNIFTIIHLGLHVLFLKHKNNEFKDWISWTILIGAGLCGLIDLII; from the coding sequence ATGATAGATCATATTTTCTTTTATTTAGGACTTTCGTTTATTACAATCCACGAAATGGACGCAATACGATGTAGAGAATGGAGAATTTTCCCTGGACTTTCTTTACTAAGCGACAAATTAGGATATATAGTATTCATTTTAGTGCATATTCCATTATTCTTTTTTATTTATTGGGAGCTAACACATAGTCAGGACATAGCAGTATTTATTAAAAGTTTCAACATCTTTACGATTATACATTTGGGACTTCATGTTTTATTTTTGAAACATAAAAACAATGAATTTAAAGATTGGATTTCTTGGACCATACTAATCGGAGCAGGTTTATGCGGGCTAATTGATTTGATAATATAG
- a CDS encoding exopolyphosphatase, whose protein sequence is MLKKNKSQILIFTLLNLFFSISSFSQKNVYAGIEIGRRTIKVTVLEVNNIKKADYKIVHYVNEEGLNFAKNITAFGELTQEDINKASSIVYNHLSQIRVKYNINEDNIFLVASSVFASARNLDVLKNKIATLTNKKLEVININEETRMLVKGAIPPVDYPNAILLDIGAVSTKGGYIDELGDNKLEFMPLELDFGTMTLTDAVKKTVANQKEASDMLAYQEKSFDYNTVLRKKVKEMLDSNPLLQNKEKIYLSGGAVWAFTTLYFNENTKDHYIPFNLEDIMNYDAVLKNNFNKYNNLSKTDKEAARVLNIYDQKYLISANNILLTLVESIPNSEKKKIYFVKEGPIIWLISYVADRSKRINTNF, encoded by the coding sequence ATGCTTAAAAAAAACAAATCCCAAATTTTAATTTTTACCCTTTTAAATTTATTTTTTTCCATTAGTTCCTTTTCTCAAAAAAACGTTTATGCCGGAATTGAAATCGGACGTAGAACAATAAAAGTTACCGTTCTAGAGGTAAATAACATAAAGAAAGCCGATTATAAAATTGTTCATTACGTAAATGAAGAAGGACTTAATTTTGCCAAAAATATTACTGCTTTTGGCGAACTTACCCAAGAAGACATTAACAAAGCTAGTAGCATCGTTTATAATCATTTGTCGCAAATCAGAGTGAAGTACAATATTAATGAAGATAATATATTTTTAGTAGCTTCTTCTGTTTTTGCATCTGCTCGTAACCTTGATGTTTTAAAAAATAAAATTGCGACGCTTACCAACAAAAAATTAGAAGTTATTAATATCAACGAAGAAACTAGAATGTTGGTTAAGGGAGCAATTCCTCCTGTTGATTATCCTAATGCCATCTTACTTGATATTGGCGCTGTAAGCACAAAAGGTGGTTATATCGATGAGCTTGGAGATAATAAATTAGAATTTATGCCTTTAGAGCTTGATTTTGGTACAATGACACTTACTGATGCAGTAAAAAAGACAGTAGCAAATCAAAAAGAAGCTAGTGACATGTTAGCATATCAAGAAAAATCTTTTGATTATAACACTGTATTGCGTAAGAAGGTAAAAGAAATGCTTGACTCAAATCCTCTTCTACAAAACAAAGAAAAGATCTACTTATCTGGTGGTGCTGTTTGGGCTTTTACAACGCTATATTTTAATGAAAACACTAAAGATCATTATATTCCTTTTAATTTAGAAGATATTATGAATTATGATGCTGTATTGAAGAACAACTTCAATAAGTATAACAATCTTTCTAAAACGGATAAAGAAGCGGCTAGAGTTTTAAATATATACGATCAAAAATATTTAATTTCTGCCAATAACATATTATTGACTCTTGTAGAAAGTATTCCAAACTCAGAAAAAAAGAAAATATACTTTGTAAAAGAAGGTCCAATTATTTGGTTAATCTCATACGTTGCTGATCGTTCTAAAAGAATAAATACTAATTTTTAA
- a CDS encoding AraC family transcriptional regulator, producing MARENIYQSLEVFYEKVDECPLRDRLFNFFELVYVISGTGNHTVNGNTFPYLAGDLFLITPNDSHGFDLESTCEFMVVRFGESYIKEFQWKSIDHIECLLYYASHLSGSVLVNNDDKEMIILLMRNLQQATELQAMYSEDLISHLVNAIIVIAARNIAIIKPQSISPNADIRTLQILDYIQEHIRQPEFLKVAVIAEKFGLSPTYLGSYFRKQCNESIQEYISSYRIRLIEHRLRFSDKRVHEIADEFGFVDESHINKFFKRHKELTLKAYRIGLSN from the coding sequence ATGGCTAGAGAAAACATCTATCAATCGCTTGAAGTATTCTACGAGAAAGTAGATGAATGTCCTTTACGTGACAGGTTGTTCAATTTTTTTGAACTCGTTTACGTTATATCGGGTACTGGGAATCATACGGTAAATGGAAATACGTTTCCTTACCTTGCTGGAGATTTGTTTTTAATAACACCAAATGATTCTCATGGATTTGATTTAGAAAGTACCTGTGAATTTATGGTAGTTCGTTTTGGCGAAAGCTATATCAAAGAGTTCCAATGGAAAAGTATAGACCATATAGAGTGTCTTTTATATTACGCCTCTCATTTATCAGGTTCAGTGCTCGTAAATAATGATGACAAAGAAATGATTATTTTACTGATGCGAAATCTACAACAAGCTACGGAGCTTCAAGCAATGTATAGCGAAGATCTCATAAGTCATTTAGTAAATGCAATTATTGTCATTGCAGCCAGAAACATTGCTATAATTAAACCTCAGAGCATCTCACCCAATGCAGATATTCGCACATTGCAAATATTAGATTATATCCAAGAACATATCCGCCAGCCAGAATTTTTGAAAGTGGCTGTAATTGCTGAAAAATTTGGCTTGTCACCCACTTATCTTGGAAGCTACTTCCGAAAACAATGCAACGAATCGATACAGGAATATATTTCTTCTTATCGCATCCGACTAATAGAACATCGATTGCGTTTCAGCGATAAAAGGGTGCATGAAATTGCCGATGAATTTGGATTTGTAGATGAAAGTCATATCAATAAGTTTTTCAAACGACATAAAGAACTTACTCTTAAAGCATATAGAATTGGATTGAGTAACTGA
- a CDS encoding CHAP domain-containing protein: MTSVETGFFQTAGEISGNTASSQYFYKGRGLLQLTGDGNQPVMYSDYQQKIGTAHDIIGNPDLVAQKIFLAVDSGGWVWNQIKAPSWPARGKKSDETQTEFEAKMRAFEWKRNKFPKGLSKNLNEIALLMKENEEDYFFLICRLLQGYLPTSTDDYPTTLHLDRRKQNLQKIKTWFKYNKNVCDSGGIIPELSGKIPWMDVAWKEYEKYKGLNNNLIPLKDKVETYFDNANYTTGKFTENWCAAFVTWCLTKGTFKYPPPSGLGTIRARAFAPKAIYAIDHYWEEGSQTKNNTPAYGAIALIKWENGGEHVAFVIGKTSTGRIAVLGGNQSVKENGIKIGSGITLSSAKLSEIKCFTYPSSFSDYTKLYNLTSENITDSLTSSDTHQ; this comes from the coding sequence ATGACAAGCGTTGAAACTGGTTTTTTTCAAACCGCAGGAGAGATTTCTGGTAATACAGCTTCAAGTCAATATTTTTATAAAGGAAGAGGGCTTCTGCAATTGACAGGTGATGGAAACCAACCTGTTATGTATTCTGATTATCAACAAAAAATAGGAACTGCACACGATATTATAGGTAATCCTGACTTAGTAGCTCAAAAAATATTTTTAGCTGTCGACAGTGGTGGCTGGGTTTGGAATCAAATTAAAGCGCCATCATGGCCTGCAAGAGGCAAAAAAAGTGATGAAACACAAACTGAATTTGAAGCTAAAATGAGAGCTTTTGAGTGGAAAAGGAATAAATTCCCTAAAGGATTATCAAAAAACTTAAACGAAATTGCGCTGTTAATGAAAGAAAATGAAGAAGATTATTTCTTTTTGATCTGTCGTTTACTACAAGGATATCTGCCCACAAGTACGGATGATTATCCAACAACCTTACATTTAGATAGAAGAAAACAAAATTTGCAAAAAATAAAAACTTGGTTCAAGTATAATAAAAATGTTTGTGATAGTGGAGGGATAATTCCTGAATTATCGGGGAAAATTCCATGGATGGATGTAGCATGGAAAGAATATGAAAAATATAAAGGTTTAAATAATAATTTAATTCCTTTAAAAGATAAAGTAGAAACTTATTTTGATAATGCTAATTATACAACAGGAAAATTTACTGAAAATTGGTGTGCTGCATTCGTAACTTGGTGTTTAACAAAAGGTACTTTTAAATATCCACCTCCATCTGGATTAGGAACCATACGAGCAAGAGCTTTCGCTCCAAAAGCGATATATGCTATTGATCATTATTGGGAAGAAGGAAGTCAAACTAAAAATAATACACCAGCTTATGGGGCAATAGCTTTGATAAAGTGGGAAAATGGAGGTGAACACGTAGCTTTTGTTATTGGAAAAACAAGTACAGGGAGAATTGCAGTTTTAGGTGGGAATCAAAGTGTAAAGGAAAATGGCATTAAAATAGGCAGTGGTATAACTTTATCATCAGCAAAACTCTCAGAAATAAAGTGTTTTACATATCCTTCAAGTTTTTCAGATTATACAAAACTTTATAATTTAACTTCAGAAAACATAACTGATTCATTAACTTCTTCAGATACACACCAATGA
- a CDS encoding DinB family protein — translation MKRTEIKVLPDYFDRYINLVEDIVLFQAFEESLKQIEALDLQKVKLIGNKTYQADKWTIKEILQHVTDIERLLIAGTLKFARNENDFVIAFDEIEMARQSKANSKTIEQIITELIAVRKSTIELFSTFDELDFQKSGINWKHRITIEAMAFNIIGHQIHHIRFIENYYFSILKK, via the coding sequence ATGAAACGAACAGAAATAAAAGTATTACCTGACTATTTTGACCGTTATATTAATTTAGTTGAGGATATTGTTTTGTTTCAGGCTTTTGAGGAAAGTTTGAAACAAATTGAGGCTCTAGATTTGCAAAAAGTTAAACTCATCGGAAATAAAACGTACCAAGCAGATAAATGGACTATAAAAGAAATTTTGCAACACGTTACTGATATTGAAAGACTTTTAATTGCTGGCACATTAAAATTTGCAAGAAATGAGAATGATTTTGTAATTGCATTTGATGAAATAGAAATGGCCCGACAATCAAAAGCTAATAGTAAAACTATCGAACAAATTATTACCGAATTAATTGCTGTTAGGAAATCTACAATAGAATTATTCAGCACTTTTGATGAACTTGATTTTCAAAAATCAGGAATCAATTGGAAACATCGGATTACTATTGAAGCTATGGCATTCAATATTATTGGACATCAAATTCATCATATCCGCTTTATAGAAAATTATTACTTTTCAATATTAAAAAAATAG
- a CDS encoding PAAR-like protein codes for MAKGEIIVDGAKCFCSNSADNNSKAKAVPLMVKSQTKKLGKNKYFAQEKPIATNLDDTSESFGGGNGFGMCNTPDNKKLPCKAKCNIKYSDYYKNVDFHKSMKVLLDISTGTCEGYGQKGTIEFATTGQKKQ; via the coding sequence ATGGCAAAAGGAGAAATAATAGTAGATGGAGCTAAATGCTTTTGTTCTAATTCTGCTGATAATAATAGTAAGGCAAAAGCGGTGCCTTTAATGGTAAAAAGCCAGACTAAGAAGTTAGGAAAAAATAAATACTTTGCTCAGGAAAAACCTATTGCGACGAATCTTGATGATACATCAGAAAGTTTTGGTGGCGGAAACGGCTTTGGAATGTGCAATACGCCCGACAATAAAAAACTACCCTGCAAAGCAAAATGTAACATCAAATACAGTGACTATTATAAAAATGTAGATTTTCATAAAAGTATGAAAGTACTTCTCGATATATCCACGGGCACCTGTGAAGGTTATGGCCAGAAAGGCACGATTGAATTTGCAACCACTGGGCAAAAAAAGCAGTAA